In Papaver somniferum cultivar HN1 chromosome 1, ASM357369v1, whole genome shotgun sequence, a genomic segment contains:
- the LOC113276669 gene encoding F-box/LRR-repeat protein At4g14103-like isoform X2 produces MDLNDREAAAGKDRISNLTYSLIHHILSFLEIKQVSQTSVLSKQWRCIWTSIPILVFHERTYYHPDSYSQANKFMDFVDGTLLRRNNMSDIEKFSLTQGNNLNEYRVSSWITNVISRNVQELILSLRQEDPFIIPISLCTCVSLISLTLEITPSICFPRNVSFPKLKHLTLRGVLFSNECWNEKLFSKCPVLEDLILAHCTYDTRNFCISVTTLKILRIHHWGDQDGLRDCGLQIHAPNLVSLSYQGWVPKEFVLYTSPKLVEAHVLFFGEYVVATREQRKSCNTSIIQFLRALTHVNRLIVFNAMLEALSADNLLENLPTFHNTKQLILREDIADKALIALLKATPNLESLVFDKIRIDDAEEDDVAGNEAEETFNHDNEDDDWILNVVTPGSFPVQLKSVCFKEFIANPKEMKWVQLILKNAKALQTLTISSFQYSDLLNGKTKELMMELTSLPRASTSCTLKFPSWRS; encoded by the exons ATGGATTTGAATGATAGAGAAGCAGCAGCAGGTAAGGATAGAATCAGCAACTTAACATATTCTCTCATTCATCATATACTCTCCTTTCTTGAAATCAAGCAAGTTTCCCAAACTAGTGTCTTGTCTAAACAGTGGAGATGCATCTGGACCTCAATTCCCATCCTTGTTTTTCATGAGAGGACATATTACCATCCCGATTCGTATTCGCAGGCCAATAAATTTATGGATTTTGTCGATGGAACATTACTTCGTCGTAATAATATGTCAGATATAGAAAAGTTCTCTTTGACCCAGGGAAACAACTTGAATGAATATCGTGTTAGTTCATGGATCACAAATGTAATTAGCCGCAATGTTCAAGAGCTCATTCTATCGTTAAGGCAAGAAGACCCATTCATCATTCCCATATCTCTTTGTACTTGTGTCTCCCTGATTTCGTTGACGCTAGAAATAACCCCAAGTATCTGCTTCCCTAGAAATGTATCTTTTCCAAAACTTAAACACCTTACACTTAGAGGTGTCCTATTTAGCAATGAGTGCTGGAATGAGAAGCTGTTTTCGAAATGCCCGGTCCTCGAAGACTTGATTTTGGCACACTGCACTTATGATACAAGGAATTTTTGTATATCAGTTACTACACTTAAAATCTTGAGAATTCATCATTGGGGTGACCAGGATGGTTTACGAGACTGTGGCCTCCAAATTCATGCACCAAATCTTGTTTCACTCTCCTACCAGGGTTGGGTTCCAAAGGAATTTGTCTTGTATACCTCTCCAAAATTAGTTGAAGCACATGTACTTTTCTTCGGCGAATATGTTGTTGCAACAAGGGAGCAAAGGAAGAGTTGCAATACATCAATAATTCAGTTTCTTCGAGCCCTTACGCATGTAAACCGTCTAATTGTTTTTAATGCAATGCTGGAG GCTCTCTCTGCAGACAATCTATTAGAAAATTTGCCAACATTTCATAATACCAAACAGTTGATCCTGAGGGAAGATATTGCTGATAAAGCATTAATTGCTTTGCTCAAAGCAACACCTAATCTGGAGTCACTTGTATTTGACAAG ATCCGCATTGATGAcgcagaagaagatgatgttgctggGAACGAGGCTGAGGAAACATTTAACCATGACAACGAAGATGATGATTGGATACTCAACGTGGTCACTCCTGGATCATTCCCTGTACAGCTTAAATCGGTTTGCTTTAAGGAGTTTATTGCGAACCCAAAGGAGATGAAGTGGGTGCAACTGATTTTGAAGAATGCAAAAGCTTTGCAAACTTTGACTATTTCCTCTTTTCAGTATTCCGACCTTTTAAATGGAAAGACCAAAGAACTTATGATGGAGCTAACGAGTCTTCCAAGAGCCTCAACAAGTTGCACTTTGAAGTTCCCCTCTTGGCGTTCGTAG
- the LOC113276669 gene encoding F-box/LRR-repeat protein At4g14103-like isoform X4 codes for MIEKQQQANKFMDFVDGTLLRRNNMSDIEKFSLTQGNNLNEYRVSSWITNVISRNVQELILSLRQEDPFIIPISLCTCVSLISLTLEITPSICFPRNVSFPKLKHLTLRGVLFSNECWNEKLFSKCPVLEDLILAHCTYDTRNFCISVTTLKILRIHHWGDQDGLRDCGLQIHAPNLVSLSYQGWVPKEFVLYTSPKLVEAHVLFFGEYVVATREQRKSCNTSIIQFLRALTHVNRLIVFNAMLEALSADNLLENLPTFHNTKQLILREDIADKALIALLKATPNLESLVFDKIRIDDAEEDDVAGNEAEETFNHDNEDDDWILNVVTPGSFPVQLKSVCFKEFIANPKEMKWVQLILKNAKALQTLTISSFQYSDLLNGKTKELMMELTSLPRASTSCTLKFPSWRS; via the exons ATGATAGAGAAGCAGCAGCAG GCCAATAAATTTATGGATTTTGTCGATGGAACATTACTTCGTCGTAATAATATGTCAGATATAGAAAAGTTCTCTTTGACCCAGGGAAACAACTTGAATGAATATCGTGTTAGTTCATGGATCACAAATGTAATTAGCCGCAATGTTCAAGAGCTCATTCTATCGTTAAGGCAAGAAGACCCATTCATCATTCCCATATCTCTTTGTACTTGTGTCTCCCTGATTTCGTTGACGCTAGAAATAACCCCAAGTATCTGCTTCCCTAGAAATGTATCTTTTCCAAAACTTAAACACCTTACACTTAGAGGTGTCCTATTTAGCAATGAGTGCTGGAATGAGAAGCTGTTTTCGAAATGCCCGGTCCTCGAAGACTTGATTTTGGCACACTGCACTTATGATACAAGGAATTTTTGTATATCAGTTACTACACTTAAAATCTTGAGAATTCATCATTGGGGTGACCAGGATGGTTTACGAGACTGTGGCCTCCAAATTCATGCACCAAATCTTGTTTCACTCTCCTACCAGGGTTGGGTTCCAAAGGAATTTGTCTTGTATACCTCTCCAAAATTAGTTGAAGCACATGTACTTTTCTTCGGCGAATATGTTGTTGCAACAAGGGAGCAAAGGAAGAGTTGCAATACATCAATAATTCAGTTTCTTCGAGCCCTTACGCATGTAAACCGTCTAATTGTTTTTAATGCAATGCTGGAG GCTCTCTCTGCAGACAATCTATTAGAAAATTTGCCAACATTTCATAATACCAAACAGTTGATCCTGAGGGAAGATATTGCTGATAAAGCATTAATTGCTTTGCTCAAAGCAACACCTAATCTGGAGTCACTTGTATTTGACAAG ATCCGCATTGATGAcgcagaagaagatgatgttgctggGAACGAGGCTGAGGAAACATTTAACCATGACAACGAAGATGATGATTGGATACTCAACGTGGTCACTCCTGGATCATTCCCTGTACAGCTTAAATCGGTTTGCTTTAAGGAGTTTATTGCGAACCCAAAGGAGATGAAGTGGGTGCAACTGATTTTGAAGAATGCAAAAGCTTTGCAAACTTTGACTATTTCCTCTTTTCAGTATTCCGACCTTTTAAATGGAAAGACCAAAGAACTTATGATGGAGCTAACGAGTCTTCCAAGAGCCTCAACAAGTTGCACTTTGAAGTTCCCCTCTTGGCGTTCGTAG
- the LOC113276669 gene encoding F-box/LRR-repeat protein At4g14103-like isoform X3 has translation MIEKQQQWRCIWTSIPILVFHERTYYHPDSYSQANKFMDFVDGTLLRRNNMSDIEKFSLTQGNNLNEYRVSSWITNVISRNVQELILSLRQEDPFIIPISLCTCVSLISLTLEITPSICFPRNVSFPKLKHLTLRGVLFSNECWNEKLFSKCPVLEDLILAHCTYDTRNFCISVTTLKILRIHHWGDQDGLRDCGLQIHAPNLVSLSYQGWVPKEFVLYTSPKLVEAHVLFFGEYVVATREQRKSCNTSIIQFLRALTHVNRLIVFNAMLEALSADNLLENLPTFHNTKQLILREDIADKALIALLKATPNLESLVFDKIRIDDAEEDDVAGNEAEETFNHDNEDDDWILNVVTPGSFPVQLKSVCFKEFIANPKEMKWVQLILKNAKALQTLTISSFQYSDLLNGKTKELMMELTSLPRASTSCTLKFPSWRS, from the exons ATGATAGAGAAGCAGCAGCAG TGGAGATGCATCTGGACCTCAATTCCCATCCTTGTTTTTCATGAGAGGACATATTACCATCCCGATTCGTATTCGCAGGCCAATAAATTTATGGATTTTGTCGATGGAACATTACTTCGTCGTAATAATATGTCAGATATAGAAAAGTTCTCTTTGACCCAGGGAAACAACTTGAATGAATATCGTGTTAGTTCATGGATCACAAATGTAATTAGCCGCAATGTTCAAGAGCTCATTCTATCGTTAAGGCAAGAAGACCCATTCATCATTCCCATATCTCTTTGTACTTGTGTCTCCCTGATTTCGTTGACGCTAGAAATAACCCCAAGTATCTGCTTCCCTAGAAATGTATCTTTTCCAAAACTTAAACACCTTACACTTAGAGGTGTCCTATTTAGCAATGAGTGCTGGAATGAGAAGCTGTTTTCGAAATGCCCGGTCCTCGAAGACTTGATTTTGGCACACTGCACTTATGATACAAGGAATTTTTGTATATCAGTTACTACACTTAAAATCTTGAGAATTCATCATTGGGGTGACCAGGATGGTTTACGAGACTGTGGCCTCCAAATTCATGCACCAAATCTTGTTTCACTCTCCTACCAGGGTTGGGTTCCAAAGGAATTTGTCTTGTATACCTCTCCAAAATTAGTTGAAGCACATGTACTTTTCTTCGGCGAATATGTTGTTGCAACAAGGGAGCAAAGGAAGAGTTGCAATACATCAATAATTCAGTTTCTTCGAGCCCTTACGCATGTAAACCGTCTAATTGTTTTTAATGCAATGCTGGAG GCTCTCTCTGCAGACAATCTATTAGAAAATTTGCCAACATTTCATAATACCAAACAGTTGATCCTGAGGGAAGATATTGCTGATAAAGCATTAATTGCTTTGCTCAAAGCAACACCTAATCTGGAGTCACTTGTATTTGACAAG ATCCGCATTGATGAcgcagaagaagatgatgttgctggGAACGAGGCTGAGGAAACATTTAACCATGACAACGAAGATGATGATTGGATACTCAACGTGGTCACTCCTGGATCATTCCCTGTACAGCTTAAATCGGTTTGCTTTAAGGAGTTTATTGCGAACCCAAAGGAGATGAAGTGGGTGCAACTGATTTTGAAGAATGCAAAAGCTTTGCAAACTTTGACTATTTCCTCTTTTCAGTATTCCGACCTTTTAAATGGAAAGACCAAAGAACTTATGATGGAGCTAACGAGTCTTCCAAGAGCCTCAACAAGTTGCACTTTGAAGTTCCCCTCTTGGCGTTCGTAG
- the LOC113276725 gene encoding glycerophosphodiester phosphodiesterase GDPD6-like, which produces MKMPLSLWVVQFVSLSLIGGCVGRPFYPLPSKPLVDKNKQPMQTFRPYNIAHRGSNGEIPEETAAAYKRAIEEGADFIETDILSSKDGHLVCFHDLILDLTTDIAAHKEFADRKRTYKFEYANVTVTGFFIVDFTLKELKSLRVKQRYGFRDQQYNGKYSIITFEEFISIALDAPRVVGIYPEIKDPIFINKHVKWANAKKFEDKFLQTLQKYGYVGSYLSKKWMKQPVFIQCFAPTSLIYLSNMTNLPKILLIGDKSIPTQDTLQWYDEITSDSYLDFIKEYVVGIGPNKDTIVPVENNYLLTPTDLVARAHSHNLQVHPYTYRNENQFLHFNFHQDPYAEYEYWINEITVDGLFTDFTGSLHNFQELSSHHKL; this is translated from the exons ATGAAAATGCCTCTATCACTTT GGGTTGTCCAATTTGTTTCTCTATCACTCATTGGAGGATGTGTTGGAAGGCCTTTTTATCCTCTTCCAAGCAAACCACTGGTTGATAAGAATAAGCAGCCGATGCAAACATTTCGACCTTATAATATAGCACACCGAGGTTCAAATGGTGAAATTCCAGAGGAGACTGCTGCGGCATATAAG AGAGCAATTGAAGAGGGTGCAGATTTCATAGAAACAGATATTCTTTCCTCTAAAGATGGTCACCTCGTTTGCTTCCATGACTTGATACTTGATCTCACGACTGATATTGCTGCTCATAAAGAATTTGCGGACCGTAAAAGAACTTACAAGTTTGAATATGCGAATGTCACTGTCACCGGATTTTTCATTG TTGACTTCACATTAAAGGAATTAAAGTCATTACGAGTGAAGCAGAGGTATGGGTTCCGGGATCAACAGTACAATG GTAAATATTCAATTATTACTTTCGAAGAGTTCATTTCAATTGCACTGGATGCACCCAGAGTTGTCGGAATTTATCCAGAGATTAAAGATCCAATTTTTATCAACAAGCAT GTTAAATGGGCAAACGCAAAGAAATTTGAGGACAAGTTTCTGCAGACGCTTCAGAAGTACGGCTATGTAGGCTCATATTTGTCAAAAAAGTGGATGAAGCAGCCTGTATTCATCCAGTGTTTTGCTCCAACTTCACTCATATATCTTTCAAACATGACCAACTTGCCCAAAATACTTCTAATTGGTGATAAGTCTATCCCAACTCAAGATACTCTCCAG TGGTATGACGAGATTACTTCAGATAGTTACTTGGATTTCATAAAGGAGTATGTGGTAGGTATTGGACCTAATAAAGACACAATTGTACCAGTGGAGAATAATTATCTACTGACACCAACTGATCTCGTTGCCAGAGCACATTCCCATAACCTGCAG GTGCACCCTTACACTTACCGTAACGAGAACCAGTTTTTACACTTCAACTTCCATCAAGACCCATATGCAGAGTATGAGTACTGGATAAACGAAATAACAGTCGATGGTCTCTTTACAGATTTTACTGGGAGCCTCCATAATTTTCAGGAGTTGTCTTCCCATCACAAGTTATAA
- the LOC113276669 gene encoding F-box/LRR-repeat protein At4g14103-like isoform X1, protein MELNDREAAENMDLNDREAAAGKDRISNLTYSLIHHILSFLEIKQVSQTSVLSKQWRCIWTSIPILVFHERTYYHPDSYSQANKFMDFVDGTLLRRNNMSDIEKFSLTQGNNLNEYRVSSWITNVISRNVQELILSLRQEDPFIIPISLCTCVSLISLTLEITPSICFPRNVSFPKLKHLTLRGVLFSNECWNEKLFSKCPVLEDLILAHCTYDTRNFCISVTTLKILRIHHWGDQDGLRDCGLQIHAPNLVSLSYQGWVPKEFVLYTSPKLVEAHVLFFGEYVVATREQRKSCNTSIIQFLRALTHVNRLIVFNAMLEALSADNLLENLPTFHNTKQLILREDIADKALIALLKATPNLESLVFDKIRIDDAEEDDVAGNEAEETFNHDNEDDDWILNVVTPGSFPVQLKSVCFKEFIANPKEMKWVQLILKNAKALQTLTISSFQYSDLLNGKTKELMMELTSLPRASTSCTLKFPSWRS, encoded by the exons ATGGAATTGAATGATAGAGAAGCAGCAG AAAACATGGATTTGAATGATAGAGAAGCAGCAGCAGGTAAGGATAGAATCAGCAACTTAACATATTCTCTCATTCATCATATACTCTCCTTTCTTGAAATCAAGCAAGTTTCCCAAACTAGTGTCTTGTCTAAACAGTGGAGATGCATCTGGACCTCAATTCCCATCCTTGTTTTTCATGAGAGGACATATTACCATCCCGATTCGTATTCGCAGGCCAATAAATTTATGGATTTTGTCGATGGAACATTACTTCGTCGTAATAATATGTCAGATATAGAAAAGTTCTCTTTGACCCAGGGAAACAACTTGAATGAATATCGTGTTAGTTCATGGATCACAAATGTAATTAGCCGCAATGTTCAAGAGCTCATTCTATCGTTAAGGCAAGAAGACCCATTCATCATTCCCATATCTCTTTGTACTTGTGTCTCCCTGATTTCGTTGACGCTAGAAATAACCCCAAGTATCTGCTTCCCTAGAAATGTATCTTTTCCAAAACTTAAACACCTTACACTTAGAGGTGTCCTATTTAGCAATGAGTGCTGGAATGAGAAGCTGTTTTCGAAATGCCCGGTCCTCGAAGACTTGATTTTGGCACACTGCACTTATGATACAAGGAATTTTTGTATATCAGTTACTACACTTAAAATCTTGAGAATTCATCATTGGGGTGACCAGGATGGTTTACGAGACTGTGGCCTCCAAATTCATGCACCAAATCTTGTTTCACTCTCCTACCAGGGTTGGGTTCCAAAGGAATTTGTCTTGTATACCTCTCCAAAATTAGTTGAAGCACATGTACTTTTCTTCGGCGAATATGTTGTTGCAACAAGGGAGCAAAGGAAGAGTTGCAATACATCAATAATTCAGTTTCTTCGAGCCCTTACGCATGTAAACCGTCTAATTGTTTTTAATGCAATGCTGGAG GCTCTCTCTGCAGACAATCTATTAGAAAATTTGCCAACATTTCATAATACCAAACAGTTGATCCTGAGGGAAGATATTGCTGATAAAGCATTAATTGCTTTGCTCAAAGCAACACCTAATCTGGAGTCACTTGTATTTGACAAG ATCCGCATTGATGAcgcagaagaagatgatgttgctggGAACGAGGCTGAGGAAACATTTAACCATGACAACGAAGATGATGATTGGATACTCAACGTGGTCACTCCTGGATCATTCCCTGTACAGCTTAAATCGGTTTGCTTTAAGGAGTTTATTGCGAACCCAAAGGAGATGAAGTGGGTGCAACTGATTTTGAAGAATGCAAAAGCTTTGCAAACTTTGACTATTTCCTCTTTTCAGTATTCCGACCTTTTAAATGGAAAGACCAAAGAACTTATGATGGAGCTAACGAGTCTTCCAAGAGCCTCAACAAGTTGCACTTTGAAGTTCCCCTCTTGGCGTTCGTAG